In Luteitalea sp. TBR-22, one genomic interval encodes:
- a CDS encoding lytic transglycosylase domain-containing protein, with the protein MVPRLLVCALAASVIGLASPASAQIYVSRDAGGTLVLSDQPVDGAISSYAVRNSAVRTTRAVAADVGTSWDEVIEAAAATHGVRPELVRAVIQVESGFNPRARSNKGAMGLMQLMPQTAAGLGVDNPWDPVQNIHGGVAYLGSLIREFGDEVLALAAYNAGPGAVNRYGQRVPPYRETQDYVHKITRRTETAPVARSGRTVIYKVLEEVDGQPQWRLTDTRPTSGRYEVIR; encoded by the coding sequence ATGGTCCCCCGCCTCCTCGTGTGTGCGCTCGCGGCGAGCGTCATCGGCCTGGCCTCCCCTGCGTCCGCGCAGATCTACGTCAGTCGGGACGCCGGCGGGACCCTCGTCCTGTCGGACCAGCCGGTGGACGGGGCGATCAGCTCCTACGCGGTGCGCAATTCCGCGGTCCGCACCACGCGGGCCGTCGCGGCCGACGTCGGGACGTCCTGGGACGAGGTGATCGAGGCGGCAGCGGCCACCCACGGCGTGCGCCCTGAGTTGGTCCGGGCAGTCATCCAGGTCGAATCGGGCTTCAATCCACGCGCCCGATCGAACAAGGGCGCCATGGGCCTGATGCAGCTGATGCCGCAGACGGCCGCCGGCCTGGGCGTGGACAACCCGTGGGATCCGGTTCAGAACATCCACGGTGGCGTGGCGTACCTGGGATCGCTGATCCGGGAGTTCGGCGACGAGGTCCTCGCCCTGGCGGCCTACAACGCCGGCCCGGGGGCCGTGAACCGCTACGGGCAGCGCGTGCCGCCGTATCGGGAAACGCAGGACTACGTGCACAAGATCACCCGGCGCACCGAGACGGCGCCCGTCGCGCGCAGCGGGCGCACGGTCATCTACAAGGTGCTCGAGGAAGTCGACGGACAGCCGCAGTGGCGCCTGACCGACACGCGACCGACGAGCGGCCGGTACGAAGTGATCCGCTGA
- a CDS encoding ATP-binding protein, which translates to MASLFRLGPTFWRVGRRLLHGALATGLLVHAPALARQMPPTGILFLHSYDSTYQWTRDLEQGAREVLAVLEPAPEVRVEYLDARHETRADIRERFAAWLAAKYARPPRVVVASDDAAVEFLLTHPGLFPEVPVVFGGVNSAALAARLPRSRFAGVTEPTDVNHLIDRILAVRRGTRRVFVVTDRQEASIELRTAIEAAAREHASLSLTYLSGDVLSFRQVLAALERDTQPDDLVVVRPFVEDRDGTPVDAADGLRRVIGASRAPVVSPSVSDIGQGLLAGIYSTGIEHGHRMGQKALAVVRGTPVSRVGIEPAIDDQLIFDAQQLRRWGLREQDLPPGSRVANLPPSFYRTNKKVIWTGVAVLVLQTGIIAALILMARSRRRAQRALQEQADALAASNRQLDLANRSLVREQEGRQVAEEALRQSQKMEALGRLAGGVAHDFNNLLTVIIGQSALLAEKLPAGGALRAGADEIRTASDRAAVLTRQLLAFSRKQVAPRTPCRIAATLRQLEPIIRRLVPETVTLDIRADDDIPAVILGEGQFEQVVLNLVTNARDAMPEGGRLVIEARLEAVASTLLGDPDLQPGTYAVLRVTDTGVGMDAETQRQIFEPFFTTKEPGRGTGVGLATVYGIVKQHGGGITVNSSPAMGATFAIYLPAPQGAAVTAGADTRAAS; encoded by the coding sequence ATGGCATCCCTGTTCCGACTTGGACCAACCTTCTGGCGGGTCGGCAGGAGGCTCCTCCATGGCGCCCTTGCCACGGGACTCCTGGTGCACGCGCCGGCGCTCGCCCGGCAGATGCCGCCGACGGGCATCCTGTTCCTCCATTCGTACGACTCCACCTACCAGTGGACGCGCGACCTCGAGCAGGGCGCGCGCGAGGTGTTGGCGGTGCTCGAGCCGGCGCCCGAGGTCCGCGTGGAGTACCTCGACGCCCGGCACGAGACCCGCGCCGACATCCGCGAGCGGTTCGCCGCGTGGCTCGCGGCCAAGTACGCCAGGCCCCCGCGCGTCGTGGTGGCGTCCGACGACGCGGCGGTGGAGTTCCTGCTGACGCATCCCGGCCTGTTCCCGGAAGTGCCGGTGGTGTTCGGCGGCGTCAACAGCGCGGCGCTCGCGGCGCGCCTGCCGCGCAGCCGGTTCGCGGGCGTCACCGAGCCCACCGACGTCAATCACCTGATCGATCGCATCCTGGCCGTGCGGCGCGGCACGCGGCGGGTGTTCGTGGTGACCGACCGGCAGGAAGCGTCGATCGAGTTGCGGACGGCGATCGAGGCGGCGGCGCGCGAGCACGCATCGCTCTCGCTGACGTACCTCTCGGGGGATGTCCTGAGCTTCCGGCAGGTGCTCGCCGCGCTCGAGCGCGACACGCAGCCGGACGACCTCGTGGTGGTGCGCCCGTTCGTCGAGGATCGTGACGGGACGCCGGTCGATGCCGCCGACGGCCTGCGACGCGTCATCGGGGCATCCCGTGCCCCGGTCGTCAGTCCGAGCGTCAGCGACATCGGGCAGGGGCTGCTTGCCGGCATCTACAGCACCGGCATCGAGCACGGGCACCGCATGGGCCAGAAGGCGCTCGCCGTGGTCCGCGGCACGCCGGTCAGTCGCGTGGGGATCGAGCCGGCGATCGATGACCAGCTGATCTTCGACGCGCAGCAGTTGCGGCGATGGGGCCTGCGCGAGCAGGACCTTCCGCCTGGCTCGCGGGTGGCCAACCTGCCACCGAGCTTCTACCGCACGAACAAGAAGGTGATCTGGACCGGCGTCGCCGTGCTCGTCCTGCAGACCGGGATCATCGCCGCCCTCATCCTGATGGCGCGGTCGCGTCGCCGCGCGCAGCGGGCCCTCCAGGAGCAGGCCGATGCGCTCGCCGCCTCGAACCGACAGCTCGACCTGGCGAACCGATCGCTGGTCCGCGAGCAGGAAGGCCGGCAGGTGGCCGAGGAGGCGCTGCGCCAGTCGCAGAAGATGGAGGCCCTGGGGCGCCTGGCCGGCGGCGTCGCACACGACTTCAACAACCTGCTGACGGTGATCATCGGGCAGAGCGCGCTGCTGGCCGAGAAGTTGCCGGCCGGCGGGGCGCTGCGCGCCGGCGCCGACGAAATCCGGACGGCCAGCGATCGCGCCGCCGTCCTCACGCGACAGTTGCTCGCATTCAGCCGCAAGCAGGTGGCGCCGAGGACCCCCTGCCGCATCGCGGCGACGCTCCGGCAACTCGAGCCGATCATCCGGCGGCTGGTGCCCGAGACGGTGACCCTCGACATCCGGGCCGACGACGACATCCCCGCCGTCATCCTCGGCGAGGGCCAGTTCGAGCAGGTGGTGCTCAACCTGGTGACCAACGCCAGGGACGCGATGCCCGAAGGGGGGCGGCTGGTGATCGAGGCGCGCCTCGAGGCGGTCGCCTCGACGCTGCTCGGCGATCCGGACCTGCAGCCCGGCACGTACGCGGTGTTGCGCGTCACCGACACCGGCGTCGGCATGGACGCCGAGACCCAGCGGCAGATCTTCGAGCCGTTCTTCACGACGAAGGAACCAGGCCGCGGGACCGGCGTGGGCCTGGCAACCGTCTACGGCATCGTGAAGCAGCACGGCGGCGGCATCACCGTGAACAGCAGCCCCGCCATGGGCGCGACATTCGCGATCTACCTGCCTGCGCCGCAGGGCGCCGCGGTGACCGCCGGCGCCGACACCCGGGCCGCGTCGTGA
- a CDS encoding carbohydrate-binding family 9-like protein, with product MRTVALPSIVLIATLAVSVLAAAQARPAQTPQPPDASYTVHRAGGASQAALLAADDGAWKAAEVLSWGSAPYETRLRALWAPEGLYLRWDADDPAPWATMTRRDDHLWDEEVVEIFLDPAWAGKDYWELEISPTNVVCDVRMVAPHPTVTSDLTWNHEGLQTAVRHEKNADGSPKRWIATAFAPWAGFRSLPLPEKVALPPAPGDAWGFNAFRIERPNGPANPKEGSVNRAWSPTGAPSFHVPAAFRKFVFAAQ from the coding sequence ATGCGCACCGTCGCCCTCCCCAGCATCGTCCTGATTGCCACGCTCGCCGTGTCCGTCCTCGCCGCGGCCCAGGCCCGGCCGGCTCAGACACCTCAACCGCCCGATGCGTCGTACACGGTCCACCGCGCCGGCGGTGCCTCCCAGGCCGCGCTGCTGGCGGCCGACGATGGCGCGTGGAAGGCGGCGGAGGTCCTGTCGTGGGGGAGTGCCCCGTACGAGACGCGGCTGCGCGCGCTCTGGGCGCCCGAGGGGCTCTACCTCCGCTGGGACGCCGACGACCCGGCGCCCTGGGCCACCATGACCAGGCGCGACGATCACCTGTGGGACGAGGAGGTGGTCGAGATCTTCCTCGATCCCGCCTGGGCGGGGAAGGACTACTGGGAACTGGAGATCAGCCCGACCAACGTGGTGTGCGACGTGCGCATGGTCGCGCCGCATCCGACGGTGACCTCGGACCTCACCTGGAACCACGAGGGGCTGCAGACGGCGGTGCGACACGAGAAGAACGCCGATGGCTCGCCGAAGCGCTGGATCGCCACGGCGTTCGCACCGTGGGCCGGCTTCCGGTCGCTCCCGCTGCCCGAGAAGGTGGCGTTGCCGCCGGCTCCCGGCGACGCATGGGGCTTCAACGCCTTCCGCATCGAGCGCCCGAACGGGCCCGCCAACCCGAAGGAGGGGTCGGTCAACCGTGCGTGGTCGCCGACCGGGGCGCCGAGCTTCCACGTCCCTGCCGCGTTCCGGAAGTTCGTGTTCGCCGCGCAGTAG
- the alaS gene encoding alanine--tRNA ligase, with product MRSRDIRSGFLDFFESAGHKPVASASLVPGDDPTLLFTNAGMNQFKDVFLGKEKRDYARATTAQKCMRVSGKHNDLDNVGPSPRHHTFFEMLGNFSFGDYFKGEAIPYAWRLLTEVWQLPKDRLYATIFMGEPGVPRDDEAYDLWRKFLPADRIGELGAEDNFWQMGDTGPCGRCSEIYFVKDDGSMMEIWNNVFMEFDRQPGGALEPLPARSIDTGMGLERITAVLQGVDSNYDTDLFQPLLQEVARMCGTPYTGSDQASTSMRVIADHMRATTFLIADGVIPSNEWRGYVLRKIMRRAMRHGKKLGITEPFMHALADRVVAEMGEAYPELKANRDSVVKVIRSEEERFDAVLTAGLGRLEQVLDRAAASDRKVVPGDEMFRLYDSLGLPLDFIEDLASERQLAVDRAGYEAAMEAQRERARAGSHFEVSRAQGFAVSSPSTQAALDALGDRFDGYEVTEILEATVVALFDAERHEVPALDAGATGYVVLDRTPFYVESGGQVSDTGTLTGQDGAATVQAMSRLVAGGPRVHQVTVDHGRLQAGAIVAARVDLARRTAIRRNHTATHLLHAALRRTLGTHVKQAGSLVAPDRLRFDFVHTGTISAEELETIERIVNTEIMRNTAVQTTLRKTDEAMALGAMALFGEKYGETVRVVDIPGFSLELCGGTHCRATGDIGVFAVLAEGGVAAGVRRIEAVTGEGAVALLQGERRHLQAVAGELHVTAAEAAEAAAKLQGEVKRLTRALHEARVKAALGGGDGAGGQQTHEVGGLKVVTRRVDGVDRSALRELADQIKASMGSGVVVLAAEAEGKVSFVVSVSPDLTARVKAGDLVKRLGPIVGGGGGGRPDFAEAGGKQPERIADLLAAAPRAVGEAAGVAAD from the coding sequence ATGCGTTCGCGCGACATCCGCAGCGGGTTCCTCGACTTCTTCGAATCGGCCGGCCACAAGCCGGTGGCCAGCGCGTCCCTGGTGCCGGGCGACGACCCGACGCTGCTGTTCACCAACGCCGGGATGAACCAGTTCAAGGACGTCTTCCTGGGCAAGGAAAAGCGCGACTACGCGCGCGCCACCACCGCGCAGAAGTGCATGCGCGTGAGCGGCAAGCACAACGACCTCGACAACGTCGGGCCCTCGCCGCGGCATCACACGTTCTTCGAGATGCTCGGCAACTTCTCGTTCGGCGACTACTTCAAGGGCGAGGCCATCCCCTACGCCTGGCGCCTGCTCACCGAGGTCTGGCAACTGCCGAAGGACCGGCTGTACGCCACGATCTTCATGGGCGAGCCGGGCGTGCCACGCGACGACGAGGCCTACGACCTGTGGCGCAAGTTCCTGCCCGCCGACCGCATCGGCGAGCTCGGCGCCGAGGACAACTTCTGGCAGATGGGCGACACGGGGCCGTGCGGCCGGTGTTCCGAGATCTACTTCGTCAAGGACGACGGGTCCATGATGGAGATCTGGAACAACGTGTTCATGGAGTTCGACCGGCAACCCGGCGGCGCGCTCGAGCCGCTGCCGGCGCGCTCGATCGACACCGGCATGGGCCTCGAGCGCATCACCGCGGTGCTGCAGGGCGTCGACAGCAACTACGACACCGACCTGTTCCAGCCGCTGCTGCAGGAAGTGGCGCGGATGTGCGGGACGCCGTACACGGGCAGCGACCAGGCCAGCACCTCGATGCGGGTCATCGCCGACCACATGCGGGCGACGACGTTCCTCATCGCCGACGGCGTCATCCCGAGCAACGAGTGGCGCGGGTACGTGCTGCGCAAGATCATGCGTCGGGCGATGCGGCACGGCAAGAAGCTGGGCATCACCGAGCCCTTCATGCACGCCCTCGCCGATCGGGTCGTGGCGGAGATGGGCGAGGCGTATCCCGAGCTCAAGGCCAATCGCGACAGCGTCGTGAAGGTGATCCGCTCCGAGGAGGAACGCTTCGACGCCGTCCTGACCGCCGGCCTCGGGCGCCTCGAGCAGGTCCTGGACCGCGCCGCGGCCTCCGATCGCAAGGTCGTGCCGGGCGACGAGATGTTCCGCCTGTACGACTCGCTCGGCCTGCCGCTCGACTTCATCGAGGATCTCGCCAGCGAGCGGCAGCTCGCCGTCGACCGGGCCGGCTACGAAGCCGCGATGGAGGCCCAGCGTGAGCGCGCCCGGGCCGGCAGCCACTTCGAGGTGTCGCGCGCCCAGGGCTTCGCGGTGAGCAGCCCGAGCACGCAGGCGGCACTCGACGCGCTCGGCGACCGCTTCGACGGCTACGAGGTCACCGAGATCCTCGAGGCGACGGTGGTGGCGCTGTTCGACGCGGAGCGGCACGAGGTGCCGGCGCTCGATGCCGGCGCGACCGGCTACGTCGTGCTGGACCGCACGCCGTTCTACGTCGAGAGCGGCGGCCAGGTGTCGGACACGGGGACGCTGACCGGCCAGGACGGCGCGGCGACGGTGCAGGCCATGTCGCGGCTGGTGGCCGGCGGACCGCGGGTCCACCAGGTGACCGTCGATCACGGACGGCTGCAGGCCGGTGCCATCGTCGCGGCGCGCGTCGACCTGGCGCGTCGGACGGCCATCAGGCGCAACCACACCGCCACGCACCTCCTGCACGCGGCCCTCCGGCGGACGCTCGGCACCCACGTGAAGCAGGCCGGCTCACTGGTCGCCCCCGATCGACTGCGGTTCGACTTCGTCCATACCGGGACGATTTCGGCCGAGGAGCTCGAGACCATCGAGCGGATCGTCAACACGGAGATCATGCGCAACACGGCCGTGCAGACCACGTTGCGCAAGACCGATGAGGCAATGGCGCTCGGCGCCATGGCGCTGTTCGGCGAGAAGTACGGCGAGACGGTGCGGGTCGTCGACATCCCGGGCTTCAGCCTGGAGCTGTGTGGCGGCACGCACTGCCGCGCGACGGGCGACATCGGGGTGTTCGCCGTGCTCGCCGAGGGCGGCGTGGCCGCCGGCGTGCGCCGCATCGAGGCGGTGACCGGCGAGGGCGCGGTGGCCCTGCTGCAGGGCGAACGACGGCACCTGCAGGCGGTGGCCGGTGAGCTGCACGTGACGGCGGCCGAAGCGGCCGAGGCGGCGGCGAAGCTGCAGGGCGAGGTCAAGCGCCTCACCAGGGCGCTCCACGAGGCGCGCGTGAAGGCCGCCCTGGGTGGCGGCGACGGCGCCGGCGGCCAGCAGACCCACGAGGTCGGCGGCCTGAAGGTGGTGACGCGACGCGTCGACGGCGTCGACAGGTCGGCCCTGCGCGAGCTGGCCGACCAGATCAAGGCCTCGATGGGGTCCGGCGTCGTCGTCCTGGCGGCGGAGGCCGAGGGCAAGGTGAGCTTCGTGGTGTCGGTGAGTCCTGACCTGACCGCCAGGGTCAAGGCCGGCGACCTGGTCAAGCGCCTGGGCCCCATCGTCGGGGGCGGGGGCGGCGGTCGGCCGGACTTCGCCGAGGCCGGCGGCAAGCAGCCCGAACGGATCGCCGACCTGCTGGCCGCAGCGCCACGCGCCGTCGGCGAGGCCGCAGGGGTGGCGGCCGACTGA